The proteins below come from a single Anderseniella sp. Alg231-50 genomic window:
- a CDS encoding FAD-dependent monooxygenase, which produces MKSQQPYDAIIIGGGLAGLTCGLALSGDYLSIPLKTLIVDAGPELASRNTTADARGSAITKSSRTMLQTLGVWDAVAEQAQAFEKIIVTDGKNDADNRPALLSFLEAGEAGSASAWMVENATLLSALIGKVQQTEQISFMGNTAIDTFDFSASPARVTTTDGRTFSAPLIIAADGRNSRARQAAGIDTVRWDYDQSGIAMTVEHELPHHGRAEEHFREAGPFAILPLSGNRSSIVWTEQSKDAERLMQLPEPEFLDEFKQRFGSHLGEVKLASDHAAWPLSVQIARTFIGQRLALIGDAAHVIHPIAGLGFNLGLRDIAALSDCLGDHVRRGLDPGGQSCLKAYEEWRRADTIMVAAACDGLNRLFSNAALPVATLRQAGLKLVDRLPPLKAFFMDQAAGIAGKQPRLLRGEPD; this is translated from the coding sequence GTGAAATCACAGCAGCCATATGACGCTATTATAATCGGCGGTGGACTTGCCGGCCTGACCTGTGGTCTTGCCCTGTCAGGGGATTATTTGTCCATACCCCTGAAAACCCTGATTGTGGATGCCGGTCCCGAACTCGCTTCCAGAAATACCACTGCCGATGCGCGCGGTTCTGCGATAACCAAGAGTTCGCGCACCATGCTGCAGACACTAGGTGTCTGGGACGCCGTTGCAGAGCAGGCTCAAGCGTTTGAGAAGATCATTGTTACCGACGGCAAGAACGATGCCGACAACAGGCCGGCCCTGCTGAGTTTTCTTGAAGCCGGGGAAGCTGGATCGGCATCGGCCTGGATGGTTGAAAACGCCACCTTGCTGTCCGCCCTGATCGGAAAGGTTCAACAGACCGAGCAAATCAGCTTCATGGGCAATACCGCGATTGACACATTTGATTTCTCCGCATCGCCGGCGCGTGTCACGACAACAGACGGACGCACATTTTCAGCGCCGCTGATCATCGCCGCGGACGGGAGGAATTCAAGAGCCCGCCAGGCCGCCGGTATCGATACGGTCAGGTGGGACTATGACCAGTCCGGTATCGCCATGACGGTGGAACACGAACTGCCCCATCACGGCCGGGCAGAAGAGCATTTCCGTGAAGCCGGGCCGTTTGCGATCCTGCCATTGAGTGGCAACAGGTCCTCGATTGTGTGGACCGAACAGAGCAAAGATGCCGAGCGCCTCATGCAGTTGCCGGAGCCTGAATTCCTGGATGAGTTCAAGCAAAGGTTCGGCAGTCATCTGGGTGAGGTGAAACTGGCGTCAGACCATGCCGCCTGGCCCCTGTCGGTTCAGATCGCCAGGACGTTCATCGGACAGAGGCTGGCGCTGATCGGAGATGCCGCGCATGTTATTCATCCCATAGCGGGCCTCGGTTTCAACCTGGGTCTGCGTGACATCGCCGCCCTGAGCGATTGTCTTGGAGATCATGTCAGGCGTGGCCTGGATCCGGGAGGGCAGAGCTGCCTGAAGGCCTACGAAGAATGGCGCCGGGCAGATACGATTATGGTGGCGGCGGCCTGTGACGGGTTGAACCGGTTGTTCTCCAACGCCGCATTGCCGGTTGCAACCTTGAGGCAGGCCGGGCTGAAACTTGTCGACCGGCTGCCGCCATTGAAGGCATTTTTCATGGATCAGGCCGCCGGGATTGCCGGAAAACAGCCGCGCCTGCTGCGCGGCGAGCCGGACTAG
- a CDS encoding P-II family nitrogen regulator, with the protein MKYIISIIKPHRLEEVRTALSAIGVEGMTVSEVKGHGRQKGHTEIYRGAEYEVSYLPKIKIELALEDKIAAKAVETITEAGRTGQIGDGKIFVLDLDGAVRIRTGESGEEAL; encoded by the coding sequence ATGAAATACATCATCTCGATCATCAAGCCTCATCGGCTGGAGGAAGTGCGCACCGCATTGTCCGCCATTGGTGTTGAGGGCATGACCGTGAGTGAGGTCAAGGGGCATGGGCGCCAGAAAGGTCACACGGAAATCTACCGTGGGGCCGAGTATGAAGTGTCTTACCTGCCCAAGATTAAAATCGAGCTTGCACTTGAAGACAAGATTGCAGCCAAGGCTGTGGAAACCATTACCGAAGCCGGCCGTACCGGCCAGATCGGTGATGGAAAGATATTCGTTCTGGATCTGGACGGTGCCGTGCGTATCCGCACCGGCGAGTCCGGCGAAGAAGCACTGTGA
- a CDS encoding gamma-butyrobetaine hydroxylase-like domain-containing protein: protein MTETSNNTTVWVEEIRLSDAGRSLNVTFDDGEKHSLSAEYLRVESPSAEVQGHSADQKTCVGGKAGVAIIKIDPVGNYAVRLTFDDMHSTGIFSWDYLLKLGRDRDVIWSAYLERLEAEGKSRT from the coding sequence ATGACTGAGACAAGCAATAATACCACGGTCTGGGTTGAGGAAATCCGCCTGAGCGATGCTGGCCGTTCGCTGAATGTCACATTTGATGATGGTGAAAAACACTCACTGTCGGCCGAGTATCTGCGCGTTGAAAGCCCCAGCGCCGAAGTACAGGGCCACAGCGCGGACCAGAAAACCTGCGTCGGCGGCAAGGCCGGTGTGGCCATCATCAAGATTGATCCGGTGGGAAACTATGCGGTCCGGCTGACATTCGACGACATGCATTCAACCGGCATATTCAGCTGGGACTACCTTTTGAAACTGGGACGTGACCGCGATGTTATCTGGTCTGCATACCTGGAGCGGCTGGAAGCTGAAGGCAAGTCCAGAACATAA
- a CDS encoding LolA family protein: MTKKSARLAFFMGLCLLVPAMSVVPGNPGVAQAAAQLSEDDNAAVTLLNTYLNEIVNMKGEFTQTSPRGQIANGVFYISKPGKMRFEYAPPSPLLVVSDGRWVTVKNTKRKKDDQYPLSATPLKLVLAGQVNLFEQAIILKVESQDNLVAVTMEEKDQLVAGQLTMVFDREANDLVQWIILDGKGQRTTVQLSNVDKEVQPDPKLFVVKRSKERKTGSDR, from the coding sequence TTGACTAAGAAATCCGCACGCCTTGCTTTTTTCATGGGCCTTTGCCTGCTGGTCCCGGCGATGAGCGTTGTACCGGGCAATCCGGGTGTCGCACAAGCCGCAGCGCAGCTGTCCGAAGATGACAATGCGGCGGTCACTCTTCTCAACACCTACCTGAATGAAATTGTGAACATGAAGGGCGAGTTTACCCAGACCAGCCCGCGCGGGCAGATTGCCAACGGCGTGTTCTATATTTCCAAGCCCGGCAAGATGCGGTTTGAATATGCGCCGCCGAGCCCCCTGCTGGTTGTGTCCGACGGCCGCTGGGTCACGGTAAAAAACACCAAACGCAAGAAGGACGACCAGTACCCTCTGTCCGCAACGCCGCTCAAGCTCGTGCTTGCCGGCCAGGTCAACCTGTTTGAACAGGCCATCATCCTGAAGGTCGAATCCCAGGACAATCTCGTTGCCGTCACCATGGAAGAAAAGGACCAGCTTGTCGCCGGCCAGCTCACCATGGTGTTCGACCGCGAAGCCAATGATCTGGTGCAATGGATCATTCTGGATGGCAAGGGCCAGCGCACCACGGTGCAGTTGTCCAATGTGGACAAGGAAGTTCAGCCGGATCCAAAACTTTTTGTGGTCAAACGCAGCAAGGAGCGCAAAACTGGTTCCGATCGTTAA
- a CDS encoding cyclic nucleotide-binding domain-containing protein, with amino-acid sequence MGVRSAVDLLKQLPLFAAVDEAHLQTLVFSSDELIVPPGRTVFEAGDPSTNALIIKQGDGVVIDPETGGVLALAGPGAMFGEQSLIAGIPRQVTLNAKTEIEAIVIEQSVFLRLCSEFPEVGMQVLDVLNRQLAVCSNELSEVQSQFELSPLEDLLREEE; translated from the coding sequence ATGGGCGTACGCTCCGCAGTTGATCTGTTGAAACAGCTGCCGTTGTTTGCAGCTGTCGATGAAGCACATCTGCAAACGCTGGTGTTTTCGTCAGATGAACTGATCGTGCCGCCGGGTCGCACGGTGTTCGAAGCCGGCGATCCTTCAACCAATGCGCTGATTATCAAACAGGGTGATGGTGTGGTTATTGATCCCGAGACCGGCGGTGTGCTGGCGCTGGCGGGACCCGGCGCGATGTTTGGTGAGCAGTCCCTGATTGCCGGGATACCGCGCCAGGTCACCTTGAACGCAAAGACTGAAATCGAAGCCATTGTCATCGAACAATCGGTGTTCCTGAGGCTGTGCTCGGAGTTTCCGGAGGTCGGCATGCAGGTGCTCGATGTGCTCAACCGTCAACTTGCAGTATGCTCCAACGAGTTAAGCGAAGTGCAGTCGCAGTTCGAACTTTCACCACTGGAAGACCTGCTTCGCGAAGAAGAGTGA
- a CDS encoding acyl-CoA thioesterase domain-containing protein → MSEYDEVVASFNLERLDDNRFRSRSPQFGWRRIYGGLLLSHGLRAAQMTMDDPQRNPHSVHGYFLRPGLIDQPLELQVERLLDGRSIANRRVTILQGGKPAFCLQASFRKPGSGLLHHPAMPDADPPEELPDETEIAALYASVLPAGAQKYLAREKVFELRPVNHQLFVHPDPDRPESSLTWARLRTTQQPAGDMSWALLAYLSDMTVLNGSLHPHGRNFFDADITMASLDHALWVHNPPDFSDWLLMSHEAMGNEAGMGLGRLSLFNRTGTLTASVAQQGFIKINNA, encoded by the coding sequence ATGTCCGAATACGATGAAGTGGTTGCCAGTTTCAATCTTGAACGGCTGGATGACAACCGGTTCCGTAGCCGCAGTCCGCAATTCGGCTGGCGGCGCATTTACGGCGGACTTTTGTTGTCGCACGGTTTAAGGGCCGCGCAAATGACCATGGATGACCCGCAGCGCAACCCGCATTCTGTGCACGGTTACTTCCTGCGGCCGGGATTGATTGATCAGCCGCTCGAACTGCAGGTAGAGCGCTTGCTGGACGGGCGCTCCATCGCCAATCGCCGGGTCACCATACTGCAGGGCGGCAAGCCGGCCTTCTGCCTGCAGGCCTCGTTTCGAAAACCCGGCTCCGGCTTGCTGCACCACCCGGCAATGCCGGATGCAGATCCACCGGAAGAGTTGCCCGACGAGACCGAGATTGCCGCACTTTACGCATCGGTATTACCTGCCGGAGCGCAAAAATACCTGGCCCGCGAAAAGGTGTTCGAGTTGCGCCCGGTCAACCATCAGTTGTTTGTTCATCCGGACCCCGACCGTCCTGAATCCAGCCTGACCTGGGCAAGGCTTCGAACAACACAGCAACCGGCCGGTGACATGTCATGGGCCCTGCTGGCCTATCTGTCCGACATGACGGTTCTGAACGGCAGTCTTCATCCGCATGGACGTAACTTCTTTGATGCCGATATTACCATGGCCAGCCTTGATCATGCCCTGTGGGTACACAATCCGCCTGACTTTTCAGACTGGCTGCTGATGAGCCACGAAGCGATGGGCAATGAAGCCGGTATGGGGCTGGGCAGGCTCAGCCTGTTCAACCGGACTGGAACCCTGACAGCCAGCGTCGCACAGCAGGGATTCATCAAAATCAATAACGCCTGA
- a CDS encoding L,D-transpeptidase family protein, translating into MGTFDQDIAIRHIAANGHIASLTMGEMAFSCSIGPAGITYNKSEGDGATPAGRWPLRYVMYRPDRIARPLTGLPVEPIRPCSGWCDDPASRDYNRPVRLPCPDNHEKLWRDDHLYDLVVVLGHNDTPPVPGKGSAIFMHLRAPGGTPTQGCIALEQKHLCHVLSRSGPETILHIR; encoded by the coding sequence ATGGGAACTTTTGATCAGGATATCGCGATCAGGCATATAGCTGCAAACGGTCATATTGCCTCTTTAACCATGGGTGAAATGGCATTTTCCTGCAGTATCGGACCGGCCGGTATCACCTACAACAAATCCGAAGGCGATGGCGCGACGCCGGCCGGACGCTGGCCGCTTCGATATGTCATGTACAGGCCTGACCGGATTGCCCGCCCGCTTACCGGATTGCCGGTCGAACCGATTCGTCCCTGTTCAGGCTGGTGCGATGATCCTGCTTCGCGCGACTACAACAGGCCCGTTCGCCTGCCCTGCCCTGACAACCATGAGAAACTGTGGCGCGATGATCATCTGTACGACCTGGTTGTCGTGCTTGGCCACAACGACACACCGCCGGTACCGGGAAAAGGCAGTGCCATATTCATGCACCTGCGCGCGCCCGGCGGCACGCCAACCCAAGGCTGCATTGCCCTTGAACAAAAGCACCTGTGCCATGTGCTGTCACGTTCCGGCCCTGAAACGATTTTACATATCCGCTAG
- a CDS encoding exodeoxyribonuclease III, with translation MRIATWNINSVRLRAGLINRLLEQHQPDIVCLQETKCPPGQFPASEFAPLGYEFIAENGLSGHHGVAIISRVPFDQMDIHSFCGQNDGRHVSIRLADSNLTVHSLYIPAGGDEPNPDTNPKFSHKLAFLDEMKSWTSTHISNGNGDHVFTGDFNVAPLESDVWSHKQLLKIVSHTPQETERLLDIQSSSNLHDPIRAEIPEPSKIYSWWSYRSRDWQASDRGRRLDHIWVSEGLAGKCSNAAILKDVRGWERPSDHVPVLVDIT, from the coding sequence TTGAGAATTGCTACCTGGAATATCAACTCGGTACGGTTGCGGGCCGGGCTTATAAATCGTCTGCTCGAGCAACACCAGCCCGACATTGTCTGCCTGCAGGAAACCAAGTGCCCGCCGGGCCAGTTTCCGGCATCCGAATTTGCGCCGCTTGGTTATGAATTTATTGCCGAGAACGGTTTGTCTGGCCATCACGGTGTAGCGATCATCTCCCGTGTCCCGTTCGATCAGATGGACATTCATTCGTTCTGCGGACAAAACGACGGCAGGCATGTCAGCATTCGCCTGGCAGACAGCAACCTGACTGTTCACAGTCTTTACATTCCCGCCGGCGGTGATGAACCGAACCCGGACACCAATCCGAAATTCAGCCACAAGCTGGCCTTCCTCGACGAAATGAAGAGCTGGACTTCCACCCACATTTCAAACGGCAATGGCGATCATGTGTTTACCGGCGATTTCAATGTCGCGCCGCTTGAAAGCGATGTCTGGTCGCACAAGCAATTGCTGAAGATCGTGTCACACACCCCGCAGGAAACCGAACGGCTGCTGGACATTCAGAGCAGCAGCAACCTGCATGATCCGATCCGGGCTGAAATACCCGAACCAAGCAAGATCTATTCATGGTGGAGCTACAGGTCGCGCGACTGGCAGGCGTCAGACCGCGGCCGGCGGCTTGACCATATCTGGGTGTCTGAAGGCCTGGCCGGAAAATGCAGCAACGCAGCGATTCTCAAGGACGTGCGCGGCTGGGAACGCCCGTCCGATCACGTGCCGGTTCTGGTGGACATCACCTGA
- the amt gene encoding ammonium transporter encodes MKLYQKFALAATLAIGAVAGSDVAFAQASTEATADVKYILSSLLFLIGGFLVMFMAAGFAMLEAGLVRSKNVSMQCLKNIALYSVAGLMFWVVGYNLMYDGVVAGSGWMGTPTPKVIPATDADAGSYAAGSDWFFQMVFCAATASIVSGTIAERIKFWPFIIFTAILTGIIYPIQGSWEWGAGWLDGIGFSDFAGSTLVHSTGGWAALMGAIILGARAGKYGENGRINPIPGSSIPLATLGTFILWFGWFGFNGGSQLAMGTISDVSSVSRIFVNTNLAAAAGVVVAIVLTQIVYKKMDVTMALNGALAGLVAITAEPLTPSPIMAIMIGGIGGVIVVFAVPMLDKLKIDDVVGAIPVHLLAGIWGTMAVPLTNSDATFYAQAVGVIAVGLFVSASSAAVWMILKTTIGIRVSPEEELEGLDKGEVGVEAYPEFARGGSAI; translated from the coding sequence ATGAAGCTTTATCAAAAATTCGCGCTGGCGGCGACGCTGGCAATCGGTGCCGTCGCGGGAAGCGACGTCGCGTTTGCGCAGGCAAGTACCGAGGCCACCGCAGATGTAAAATACATCCTGTCGTCGCTGCTGTTTCTCATTGGCGGCTTTCTGGTCATGTTCATGGCGGCCGGTTTCGCCATGCTGGAGGCAGGCCTGGTCCGCTCGAAGAACGTATCCATGCAATGCCTGAAGAACATCGCGCTGTATTCGGTTGCGGGCCTGATGTTCTGGGTGGTGGGTTACAACCTCATGTATGACGGTGTTGTCGCCGGGAGTGGCTGGATGGGCACCCCGACCCCGAAAGTCATACCGGCGACCGACGCCGATGCCGGCAGTTATGCCGCAGGTTCCGACTGGTTCTTCCAGATGGTGTTCTGTGCCGCCACGGCCTCCATCGTGTCAGGCACCATTGCTGAGCGCATCAAGTTCTGGCCGTTCATCATTTTCACGGCCATCCTGACCGGCATTATCTATCCGATCCAGGGCAGCTGGGAGTGGGGTGCCGGCTGGCTCGACGGCATAGGTTTTTCAGACTTTGCCGGGTCGACACTGGTGCATTCAACCGGCGGCTGGGCAGCGCTCATGGGCGCCATCATTCTCGGCGCACGGGCCGGCAAGTACGGTGAAAACGGCCGTATCAACCCGATTCCCGGCTCCAGCATCCCGCTTGCCACGCTCGGCACATTCATCCTGTGGTTCGGCTGGTTCGGCTTTAATGGCGGATCCCAGCTTGCCATGGGCACGATCTCCGACGTCTCTTCGGTGTCGCGCATCTTTGTAAACACCAACCTGGCCGCAGCGGCCGGTGTGGTTGTCGCAATTGTGCTGACCCAGATCGTCTACAAGAAGATGGACGTCACCATGGCGCTCAATGGCGCACTGGCAGGCCTGGTGGCCATCACCGCCGAGCCACTGACACCGTCGCCGATCATGGCCATCATGATTGGTGGTATCGGTGGTGTCATCGTGGTGTTTGCGGTTCCGATGCTCGACAAGCTGAAGATCGACGACGTGGTTGGCGCCATTCCGGTTCACCTGCTGGCAGGCATCTGGGGCACCATGGCCGTACCGCTGACCAATTCTGATGCCACCTTCTATGCACAGGCGGTCGGCGTCATAGCGGTGGGGCTGTTCGTGTCTGCCTCAAGTGCCGCGGTCTGGATGATCCTGAAAACCACCATCGGCATCAGGGTCAGCCCCGAGGAAGAACTGGAAGGTCTCGACAAGGGAGAAGTCGGTGTCGAAGCCTATCCGGAATTTGCGCGCGGCGGATCTGCAATCTAG
- a CDS encoding response regulator yields MSTKKKILVVDDDDALRETIAEQFSLHDDFSVTAVNGGLPAVNHLKSELVDLVILDVNMPDLDGREACKIMRKNGYRGPVIMLTAESSDADTILGLDAGANDYVIKPFKFAVLLARIRSQLRQHEQSEDAVFKIGPYTFKPSAKLLMQDDNKKIRLTEKETSILKFLYRAGDQVIGRDVLLHEVWGYNAGVTTHTLETHIYRLRQKIEADPSHAQLLVTEAGGYKLVP; encoded by the coding sequence ATGAGTACCAAAAAGAAAATTCTCGTCGTCGATGACGATGATGCCCTGCGCGAAACCATAGCCGAGCAGTTCTCCCTGCATGACGATTTCTCAGTGACGGCTGTAAATGGCGGGCTGCCTGCAGTCAATCATTTGAAATCCGAACTGGTTGACCTGGTTATTCTGGACGTGAACATGCCGGACCTTGACGGGCGCGAAGCCTGCAAGATCATGCGCAAGAACGGATATCGCGGCCCGGTTATCATGCTGACCGCGGAAAGTTCCGATGCCGATACGATTCTTGGCCTCGATGCCGGCGCCAATGACTATGTGATCAAACCGTTCAAATTCGCGGTCCTGCTGGCCCGCATCCGTTCGCAGCTTCGCCAGCACGAGCAGAGCGAAGATGCGGTCTTCAAGATCGGACCCTATACGTTCAAGCCGAGCGCAAAACTTCTGATGCAGGATGACAACAAGAAGATCCGGTTGACCGAAAAGGAAACCTCGATCCTGAAGTTCCTGTATCGCGCCGGAGACCAGGTCATTGGCCGTGATGTGCTGCTGCATGAAGTCTGGGGATACAATGCCGGTGTGACGACACACACGCTGGAAACCCACATTTACCGGCTGCGCCAGAAGATCGAGGCAGACCCGTCCCATGCGCAATTGCTGGTGACCGAAGCCGGTGGCTACAAGCTCGTCCCCTAG
- a CDS encoding DNA translocase FtsK, with amino-acid sequence MELQGLVLLGCLVALTVTLATWSSSDPSWSNAVETHVRNALGYPGAIISDKLISWFALSNSVIIAIPAFWAITLIFHNRLGNWQTRAPSWLAAIVSSAIVLAFLPISDNWPIGPGFGGVVGDSGAMLLTSLPRVLGFGSVATIAGFTVAMTVFMWTALLALGSSPSQAWRALKSFKKPTVMIGSKAISASTRLAHTVGSLRDRYQADDEDEPVRPRRRLSENLRREPEAETETSLLSRLKSRKQAGQDEAAGPDPEAKPIPAFLARRAPLSDNRIEPRLSRTDETDQPAAVREPALDAPVTPAGIAAPAKAGTRVQAAAKPVKQGSRIAKDMQPDMLPNNGEFQLPPLSLLMEPDAANQTNQLSADALEQNARMLEGVLEDFGIRGEIINVRPGPVVTLYELEPAPGIKSSRVIGLADDIARSMCAISVRVAVVPGRNAIGIEMPNSNRETVYLRELLASRDFEKTKQKLAMALGKDIGGEPTFADLARMPHLLIAGTTGSGKSVGINTMILSLLFRLPPDKCKLIMIDPKMLELSVYEGIPHLLAPVVTDPHKAVVSLKWAVREMEERYRKMSKLGVRNIDGYNARAEQAQKKGEVFTRQIQTGFDPESGAPIYEEEQMDLSPMPYIVVIIDEMADLMMVAGKDIEGAVQRLAQMARAAGIHVIMATQRPSVDVITGTIKANFPTRISFQVTSKIDSRTILGEQGAEQLLGQGDNLFMAGGGRISRLHAPFVSDDEVEQIVAYLKTQAAPDYVDAVTEDTGEDSGGGGFDSGAPGGNSGDEQYDKAVAVVLRDRKVSTSYIQRRLSIGYNKAASLIERMEEEGLISAANHAGKREILVGEDMG; translated from the coding sequence ATGGAGCTGCAGGGCCTGGTGTTGCTGGGCTGCCTTGTTGCCCTCACCGTCACGCTGGCGACCTGGTCATCCAGTGATCCGTCATGGAGCAATGCCGTTGAAACCCACGTCCGCAATGCGCTCGGCTATCCCGGAGCGATCATTTCCGACAAGCTGATCAGCTGGTTTGCACTGTCCAACTCGGTGATCATCGCAATCCCGGCGTTCTGGGCGATTACCCTGATATTCCACAACCGGCTCGGCAACTGGCAGACACGCGCACCCTCCTGGCTTGCCGCCATAGTGTCATCCGCCATTGTGCTGGCGTTCCTGCCAATCTCGGACAACTGGCCGATCGGACCGGGTTTTGGCGGCGTTGTCGGGGACAGCGGCGCCATGTTGCTGACGTCCCTGCCCCGTGTGCTTGGATTTGGCTCGGTTGCCACCATCGCCGGTTTCACCGTCGCAATGACCGTTTTCATGTGGACCGCGCTGCTGGCGCTGGGCAGCTCCCCGTCACAGGCCTGGCGCGCCCTGAAATCATTCAAGAAGCCAACCGTCATGATCGGCTCAAAGGCGATCAGCGCATCTACCCGCCTTGCTCATACTGTGGGCAGCCTGCGCGACCGCTACCAGGCCGACGACGAAGACGAGCCGGTGAGACCTCGGCGCCGGCTGTCTGAAAACCTGCGGCGTGAACCTGAGGCCGAGACAGAAACCAGCCTGCTGAGCCGGTTGAAAAGCCGCAAGCAGGCAGGCCAGGATGAAGCAGCCGGCCCGGATCCGGAGGCAAAGCCCATTCCAGCCTTTCTGGCGAGACGGGCGCCGTTGAGCGACAACCGCATCGAGCCCCGGCTCAGCCGCACCGACGAGACCGATCAGCCGGCCGCTGTCCGCGAACCTGCCCTGGACGCCCCGGTGACACCTGCCGGCATCGCAGCGCCGGCAAAAGCCGGCACCCGGGTGCAGGCGGCGGCAAAACCGGTCAAGCAGGGCTCCCGGATTGCCAAGGACATGCAGCCCGACATGCTGCCCAACAATGGCGAGTTCCAGTTGCCGCCGCTCAGCCTGTTGATGGAGCCTGATGCGGCCAATCAGACCAACCAGCTGTCTGCCGACGCGCTGGAGCAAAACGCCCGCATGCTGGAAGGCGTGCTGGAGGACTTCGGCATTCGCGGAGAAATCATAAATGTCCGTCCCGGTCCGGTGGTAACCCTGTACGAACTTGAGCCGGCGCCCGGGATCAAGTCATCCCGCGTCATCGGGCTGGCAGATGATATTGCGCGTTCAATGTGCGCCATTTCGGTTCGCGTTGCGGTGGTGCCGGGACGTAACGCGATCGGTATCGAAATGCCGAATTCAAATCGCGAGACGGTTTATCTTCGCGAACTGCTGGCCTCGCGGGATTTCGAAAAGACCAAGCAGAAACTCGCAATGGCGCTGGGCAAGGACATTGGTGGTGAACCGACATTCGCCGACCTGGCCCGCATGCCGCATCTGCTGATCGCGGGCACCACCGGCTCAGGCAAGTCGGTTGGCATCAACACCATGATACTGTCGCTGCTGTTCAGGCTGCCGCCGGATAAGTGCAAGCTGATCATGATCGACCCGAAAATGCTGGAACTGTCGGTTTATGAAGGCATTCCGCATCTGCTCGCCCCGGTTGTGACGGACCCGCACAAGGCCGTTGTGTCACTCAAATGGGCTGTCCGCGAAATGGAAGAGCGCTACCGCAAGATGTCCAAGCTGGGCGTGCGCAACATCGACGGCTATAACGCCCGCGCCGAGCAGGCGCAGAAGAAGGGCGAGGTGTTTACCCGCCAGATACAGACCGGGTTTGATCCCGAATCCGGTGCCCCGATCTATGAAGAAGAGCAGATGGACCTGTCTCCGATGCCATACATCGTCGTCATCATCGACGAGATGGCCGACCTGATGATGGTCGCGGGCAAGGACATCGAAGGGGCCGTGCAACGACTGGCACAAATGGCACGTGCGGCAGGCATCCACGTGATCATGGCCACGCAGCGCCCATCGGTGGATGTCATTACCGGCACCATCAAGGCCAATTTCCCGACCCGCATCAGTTTCCAGGTAACCTCCAAGATCGACAGCCGCACCATTCTGGGTGAACAGGGTGCCGAGCAGTTGCTCGGACAGGGTGACAATCTGTTCATGGCCGGCGGCGGCCGCATTTCCAGGCTGCATGCCCCGTTTGTGTCCGACGATGAGGTCGAACAGATCGTCGCCTACCTGAAAACCCAGGCCGCACCGGATTATGTCGACGCCGTCACCGAAGACACCGGTGAAGACAGCGGCGGTGGCGGTTTCGATTCAGGCGCTCCCGGCGGCAATTCCGGTGATGAGCAATACGACAAGGCGGTCGCAGTCGTGCTGCGTGACAGGAAGGTTTCCACCAGTTACATTCAACGCAGACTGTCCATCGGGTACAACAAGGCGGCAAGCCTGATTGAACGCATGGAAGAAGAAGGCCTGATTTCAGCTGCGAATCATGCCGGAAAGCGCGAGATACTGGTCGGTGAGGACATGGGCTGA
- a CDS encoding YggS family pyridoxal phosphate-dependent enzyme has translation MNTITQRYNDVTARIEAAAMKSNRSAADVTLVAVSKTFTAGDIEPALKLGHRVFGENRVQESQGKWPALKQAYTDTCLHLIGPLQTNKVREAVALFDAIETLDREKLARTLAKEIQSAGNSPELFIQVNTGNEPQKAGILPDDADAFLKLCTGTYDLTVTGMMCIPPFDEDPVAHFRLLAEIAERNGLAKLSMGMSGDFETAIELGATHVRVGSAIFGSRTQQV, from the coding sequence ATGAATACAATTACCCAGCGCTATAATGATGTGACGGCCCGAATCGAGGCTGCGGCCATGAAATCCAACCGGTCCGCCGCCGACGTCACACTTGTCGCAGTATCCAAGACTTTCACTGCCGGTGACATAGAGCCTGCCCTCAAGCTCGGTCATCGCGTGTTCGGTGAAAACCGGGTGCAGGAATCCCAGGGCAAGTGGCCGGCATTGAAACAAGCCTATACGGACACCTGTCTGCACCTGATCGGCCCACTGCAAACCAACAAGGTGCGCGAGGCAGTGGCCCTGTTCGACGCCATTGAAACGCTCGACCGGGAAAAGCTGGCGCGGACACTGGCGAAGGAAATCCAGTCTGCCGGCAACAGCCCGGAACTGTTCATTCAGGTAAACACCGGAAACGAACCGCAAAAGGCTGGTATCCTGCCGGACGATGCCGACGCATTCCTGAAACTGTGCACCGGAACCTACGACCTGACGGTTACCGGCATGATGTGCATTCCGCCGTTTGATGAAGACCCCGTCGCGCATTTTCGCCTGTTGGCGGAAATCGCCGAACGCAACGGCCTCGCCAAACTCAGCATGGGCATGAGCGGTGACTTTGAAACGGCCATTGAATTGGGTGCCACCCATGTGCGGGTCGGCAGCGCGATTTTCGGCAGCAGGACCCAGCAGGTCTGA